The Dyadobacter subterraneus genome window below encodes:
- a CDS encoding BatD family protein produces the protein MKLYVILSIILCFSCTIHAQIINNDPIIEFGPKNLKMDEPFTISVVVPGEENRPSVSFPEINGLEKRSKSATSSINTVGGEKVVVQTISQQYFALKEGTYVIPSFFVTVNGLKIKSEGVTVEYNARVLINPEVISEEDLALLPEVGNNDEDVFLSVGANKKSVFMREGFALGISLYVAENAPIQMDFYQVNIQLQLILKKIRPVGCWEENVGIEEIIKRRIEIGGRKYTEFNLYQAQFFPMTLQDIIFPSVTLEMLVGNGKAGEGKLLKSFRSKVVKVSVKPLPPHPLKDQVAVGQYKLVERLSSALVYPGESIRYLFRIEGKGNIAAIPTPEIIANSSFDFYPPDISQLIKRSNQNVSGEKSFDYFVVPRQDGTFPLGRYFQWVYFDPKAAKYDTLISQKTLQVKGEDYKLGNISLHGSSGLYDNLERLDSSAEYFDFKQILKELTNAIVILLLLTMVWVLRK, from the coding sequence ATGAAATTATATGTAATTTTAAGCATAATTTTGTGTTTTTCTTGTACTATTCATGCGCAAATTATAAATAATGATCCAATAATTGAGTTTGGGCCGAAAAATCTCAAAATGGATGAGCCATTTACCATTTCGGTTGTTGTTCCGGGAGAAGAAAACCGTCCATCAGTGAGTTTTCCCGAAATTAATGGGCTCGAAAAAAGAAGTAAATCGGCAACCAGCTCAATTAACACAGTGGGCGGCGAAAAAGTTGTAGTACAAACAATCAGCCAGCAATACTTTGCTTTAAAAGAGGGAACATACGTAATTCCATCTTTTTTTGTCACCGTTAATGGTTTGAAAATTAAATCAGAAGGCGTAACCGTTGAGTATAATGCAAGAGTATTAATTAATCCTGAGGTTATAAGTGAAGAAGATCTGGCATTATTACCTGAGGTAGGAAATAACGACGAGGATGTATTTCTTTCTGTTGGAGCGAATAAAAAAAGCGTCTTTATGCGGGAAGGCTTTGCGCTTGGAATTTCTTTATATGTGGCTGAAAATGCACCGATACAAATGGATTTTTATCAGGTGAATATCCAATTGCAATTAATTTTAAAAAAAATACGACCAGTTGGTTGTTGGGAAGAAAATGTAGGAATTGAGGAGATTATTAAGCGTCGTATTGAAATTGGCGGGAGGAAATATACAGAATTCAATTTATACCAGGCGCAGTTTTTCCCGATGACATTACAGGATATTATTTTTCCTTCGGTAACTTTGGAGATGCTTGTTGGAAATGGAAAGGCTGGCGAGGGAAAACTTCTCAAAAGTTTCCGATCAAAAGTTGTTAAGGTAAGTGTAAAGCCACTTCCGCCACATCCTTTAAAAGATCAGGTGGCCGTTGGACAATACAAACTGGTAGAACGTCTTTCAAGTGCGCTGGTTTATCCGGGAGAGAGTATCCGGTATTTATTCAGGATTGAAGGTAAAGGAAACATAGCAGCCATACCGACACCTGAAATTATTGCGAATTCTTCTTTTGATTTTTATCCGCCGGATATTAGTCAGCTGATAAAAAGAAGCAATCAGAATGTAAGCGGAGAAAAGAGCTTTGATTATTTTGTAGTACCGCGCCAGGATGGGACTTTTCCATTGGGAAGATATTTTCAATGGGTGTATTTTGATCCAAAGGCTGCAAAATATGATACGCTGATTTCTCAAAAAACACTTCAGGTAAAAGGAGAGGATTATAAATTGGGCAATATATCATTACACGGATCCAGCGGATTGTATGATAACCTTGAAAGGTTAGACAGCAGCGCAGAATATTTTGATTTTAAACAAATACTAAAAGAGTTAACAAATGCCATCGTAATTCTGTTATTGCTTACGATGGTTTGGGTGTTAAGAAAATAG
- the aroC gene encoding chorismate synthase produces MGSTYGKIFKISTFGESHGVGIGVIVEGCPAGVDFDTDFIQSELTRRKPGQSRITTQRKEADEFEVLSGVFEGKTTGTPIALIIRNEDQRSKDYSHIAAQFRPSHADYTYQVKYGVRDYRGGGRSSARETAARVAAGALAKLLLANFGVNIQAYVSQVGAMKLDKFYTELDLTQTENNAVRCPDPEMAEKMFNYIDDVRKKGDSIGGVVNCVVKGVPAGWGEPVFDKLHAELGKAMLSINAVKGFEYGSGFDGVAMLGSEHNDAFFVDDKGEVHTRSNHSGGIQGGISNGEDIYFKVAFKPVATIMQDQESVDSHGDPAVVQGKGRHDPCVVPRAVPIVEAMAALVLADFYLRNKASKL; encoded by the coding sequence ATGGGTAGTACATACGGAAAAATATTCAAGATTTCCACGTTTGGGGAATCGCATGGTGTAGGAATTGGTGTGATTGTGGAAGGCTGTCCGGCCGGCGTTGATTTTGATACAGATTTTATTCAAAGCGAACTGACACGCAGAAAACCGGGACAATCGCGTATCACCACACAAAGAAAAGAAGCGGATGAATTTGAGGTTTTATCTGGTGTATTTGAAGGAAAAACCACAGGCACTCCGATTGCCTTAATTATCAGAAACGAAGATCAGCGTAGTAAAGATTATTCACATATAGCGGCCCAATTTCGCCCATCTCATGCAGATTATACTTACCAGGTAAAATATGGTGTGAGAGACTATCGCGGAGGCGGAAGAAGTTCAGCACGAGAAACTGCTGCTAGAGTAGCTGCTGGTGCTTTGGCAAAATTACTACTTGCAAATTTTGGAGTTAATATTCAGGCCTATGTTTCTCAGGTGGGGGCTATGAAACTCGATAAGTTCTATACTGAATTGGATTTGACCCAAACGGAAAACAATGCAGTTCGCTGTCCTGATCCTGAAATGGCAGAAAAGATGTTTAACTACATTGATGATGTCCGTAAAAAAGGAGATTCTATCGGAGGGGTTGTGAATTGTGTTGTAAAAGGAGTGCCGGCAGGTTGGGGAGAACCCGTTTTTGACAAATTACACGCAGAACTTGGAAAGGCGATGCTTAGTATCAATGCTGTAAAAGGCTTTGAATACGGAAGTGGTTTTGACGGTGTCGCGATGCTGGGTTCAGAACATAATGATGCTTTTTTTGTTGACGACAAAGGAGAAGTCCATACCAGATCAAATCATTCCGGAGGAATTCAGGGTGGTATTTCTAACGGGGAAGACATTTATTTTAAAGTGGCTTTTAAGCCGGTAGCAACCATTATGCAAGACCAGGAAAGTGTGGATTCACATGGAGATCCGGCGGTTGTGCAAGGAAAGGGACGTCATGATCCTTGTGTGGTACCACGTGCCGTACCTATTGTTGAAGCAATGGCAGCTTTAGTTTTAGCAGATTTTTATTTGCGCAATAAGGCCAGCAAGCTTTAA
- a CDS encoding FAD:protein FMN transferase has translation MGSPFRIIIYSDNDSTANRAAQSAFRRIEDLNASLSDYRDDSEINAVSAQSGTEKWIPVSKDLFDILYISDDISKKTNGAFDATLGPIVQEWRRATRKGYFPDTDLIKGALGKTGYQKIKFDKKTQSIQLKDKGMRLDIGGLGKGYAADEAVKVLKRYGIKSGMIDAGGKLALMDAPPGEKGWKIVISSGRDSVETIEYANVGMATSGPTYRYLEYNGKRYSHIVDPKTGIGLLYHVRTTVISPTSVEADALATAFSVSGIKEGKKYLKRFPNNKVWLVETKGDQIKSWNTIK, from the coding sequence ATGGGATCTCCTTTCCGGATCATTATTTATTCGGATAATGATTCAACTGCCAATCGGGCTGCTCAAAGCGCTTTTAGGCGTATTGAAGACCTTAATGCTTCTTTAAGTGACTATCGGGACGATAGCGAGATTAATGCTGTCTCAGCGCAATCAGGAACTGAAAAATGGATTCCTGTCAGCAAAGACCTTTTTGATATTCTTTACATTTCAGACGACATTAGTAAAAAAACTAATGGGGCTTTCGATGCTACGCTTGGGCCTATTGTACAGGAATGGCGTAGGGCTACACGAAAGGGATATTTTCCGGATACTGATTTAATAAAAGGTGCACTTGGTAAAACAGGATATCAAAAAATTAAATTTGATAAAAAAACGCAAAGCATCCAACTTAAAGATAAAGGAATGCGACTTGATATCGGCGGATTGGGAAAAGGATATGCTGCGGATGAAGCGGTGAAAGTTTTGAAAAGGTACGGTATAAAATCCGGTATGATTGATGCCGGTGGAAAACTTGCGTTAATGGATGCACCCCCCGGCGAAAAAGGGTGGAAGATTGTAATTTCTTCCGGACGGGATTCAGTTGAAACCATTGAATACGCAAACGTTGGTATGGCGACTTCTGGCCCGACGTATCGTTATCTGGAATATAATGGCAAGCGATATTCTCATATCGTCGATCCAAAAACGGGGATTGGTCTTTTATATCACGTAAGAACGACCGTGATATCACCAACCTCAGTTGAAGCGGACGCATTGGCAACGGCATTTAGTGTATCAGGAATTAAAGAGGGTAAGAAATATTTGAAGAGATTTCCGAATAACAAAGTCTGGCTGGTGGAGACAAAAGGCGATCAGATAAAAAGCTGGAATACAATAAAATAA
- a CDS encoding Gfo/Idh/MocA family protein: MEQNRREFLKASGLVAGSVILNPFTGYGFNSAVGDTIKVALIGCGGRGTGAAAQALSTKQNVQIVAMADAFKDRLDESYRNLTAKKYKNAAGATVDIKTKVDVPEDRKFVGFDAFKKAIALKDVDVVILATPPGFRPSHFEEAVKNNKHVFMEKPVATDAPGIRKVLALAEEAKKKKLNVVVGLQRRYQANYREAIKRIQDGALGDIVGGQVYWVGSSPWMKERQPNQTEMEYQMRNWYYFNWLCGDHINEQHVHNIDVANWIKNAYPTQIQGTGGREVRTGKQYGEIFDHHTLDLVYADGTTISSQCRQFEGTWNKVDEAFVGTKGRIDSFDGKKTILKDYKGGVIYAHDDKADINPYQVEHDELFDAVAKGEYKFADAERSAKSTMTAIMGRMATYSGKLIKWDEALNSDINLFPDKLAWDANPKLLPGADGLYPVAVPGKTVVI, translated from the coding sequence ATGGAACAAAACAGACGCGAATTCCTTAAAGCATCTGGCCTGGTTGCAGGCAGTGTTATCCTGAACCCCTTCACGGGCTACGGATTTAACAGCGCAGTGGGTGATACGATCAAAGTAGCCTTAATTGGTTGTGGCGGACGCGGAACAGGTGCAGCAGCGCAGGCGTTAAGCACAAAACAAAATGTGCAGATCGTTGCGATGGCTGATGCTTTCAAAGACAGACTTGACGAATCTTACAGAAACCTTACTGCAAAAAAATATAAAAATGCAGCAGGCGCGACAGTGGATATCAAAACAAAAGTTGACGTTCCTGAAGATCGCAAATTTGTTGGATTTGACGCTTTCAAAAAGGCGATTGCTTTAAAAGATGTGGATGTTGTTATTTTGGCAACACCTCCGGGATTCCGTCCTTCTCATTTTGAAGAAGCGGTTAAGAACAATAAGCATGTTTTTATGGAAAAACCGGTTGCAACTGATGCACCTGGTATCCGTAAAGTTTTAGCGCTTGCCGAAGAAGCTAAGAAAAAGAAATTGAACGTTGTAGTTGGTCTTCAGCGCCGTTATCAGGCTAACTACCGTGAAGCAATCAAAAGAATCCAGGATGGCGCTTTAGGTGATATTGTTGGCGGACAGGTTTACTGGGTTGGCAGCAGTCCGTGGATGAAAGAACGTCAGCCAAATCAGACTGAAATGGAATACCAAATGAGAAACTGGTATTATTTCAACTGGCTTTGCGGTGACCATATCAACGAGCAGCATGTCCATAATATTGATGTTGCAAACTGGATAAAAAATGCTTATCCTACGCAAATTCAGGGAACTGGCGGGCGAGAAGTGCGTACAGGAAAACAGTATGGCGAGATTTTTGATCACCATACCCTGGATCTTGTTTATGCTGATGGAACAACAATTTCAAGCCAATGCCGACAATTTGAAGGTACATGGAATAAAGTGGATGAAGCATTTGTAGGTACAAAAGGCCGTATTGACAGCTTTGATGGCAAGAAAACGATTTTAAAAGATTACAAGGGTGGTGTGATTTATGCGCACGACGACAAAGCCGATATCAACCCATATCAGGTTGAACACGATGAATTGTTTGATGCTGTTGCAAAAGGTGAATATAAATTTGCCGATGCAGAAAGATCTGCAAAAAGTACGATGACTGCTATTATGGGTCGTATGGCTACTTATTCAGGAAAACTGATCAAGTGGGATGAAGCTCTAAATTCAGATATCAATTTATTCCCTGACAAACTTGCATGGGATGCAAATCCAAAATTATTACCAGGAGCAGACGGTTTATATCCGGTTGCGGTTCCTGGTAAAACAGTAGTTATCTAA
- a CDS encoding formylglycine-generating enzyme family protein — translation MYKKILNLIPVFFLCLNASAQDNFKSYTQVIGGSPQVYDMVAIPGGEYTMGSPATEKGRRPDEGPQHKVKIEPFWMGKVELSWDIYDLYAFKNMEKEMALRHPDPEKSVAKTDASTRPSPPYVDMSFGMGRAGYPAINMTQYAAILFCKWLYEKTGVFYRLPTEAEWEYACRAGSKTAYSFGDDASKLDEYAWYRKNSSSAYKKVGTKKPNAWGLNDMHGNVMEWTLDQYIPDYYAKQPAGEKFAPVTELYPTAVRGGSWDDEPADLRSAARTPSKPEWKVLDPQLPKSEWWMTSASFVGFRLVRPVKTPSAEEITKYYSPALIEDY, via the coding sequence ATGTACAAAAAAATCCTTAACCTAATCCCCGTTTTTTTTCTTTGTTTAAATGCATCTGCGCAGGATAATTTTAAGAGTTACACACAGGTAATCGGCGGAAGCCCACAAGTTTATGACATGGTTGCTATTCCGGGCGGCGAATATACCATGGGTAGCCCAGCCACCGAAAAAGGCCGCAGACCAGATGAAGGCCCTCAGCATAAGGTTAAAATCGAACCTTTCTGGATGGGAAAAGTAGAATTGAGTTGGGACATTTATGACCTGTATGCTTTCAAAAATATGGAAAAAGAAATGGCTCTGCGTCATCCTGATCCTGAAAAAAGCGTTGCAAAAACGGATGCAAGCACACGCCCTAGTCCTCCTTACGTAGATATGTCGTTTGGAATGGGACGTGCAGGATATCCTGCTATTAACATGACACAATACGCTGCCATTCTTTTTTGCAAATGGCTGTATGAGAAAACAGGTGTTTTTTACCGTCTTCCAACCGAAGCCGAGTGGGAATATGCTTGCAGAGCGGGTTCAAAAACAGCTTATTCATTCGGAGATGATGCTTCCAAACTTGATGAATATGCCTGGTATCGTAAAAACAGCAGTTCGGCATATAAAAAAGTTGGAACAAAAAAGCCAAATGCATGGGGCTTAAATGATATGCATGGTAATGTAATGGAATGGACGCTTGACCAATATATTCCTGATTACTATGCGAAACAGCCAGCGGGAGAAAAGTTTGCTCCGGTAACAGAGCTTTATCCAACGGCAGTGCGCGGCGGATCATGGGATGATGAACCGGCAGATTTGAGAAGTGCGGCGCGTACACCTTCAAAACCCGAATGGAAAGTTTTGGATCCACAGCTTCCAAAAAGTGAGTGGTGGATGACAAGTGCATCTTTTGTAGGTTTCAGATTGGTTAGACCTGTGAAAACGCCTTCGGCAGAAGAAATCACAAAATATTACAGTCCTGCATTGATAGAAGATTATTGA